In the Myxocyprinus asiaticus isolate MX2 ecotype Aquarium Trade chromosome 31, UBuf_Myxa_2, whole genome shotgun sequence genome, tggccaggggtgcctctctaacagacatatgttgggcctcatgtattcagatagaagacaaaggcaggcctaacacaagtcgtaaaacctaactcagcccccacacattccatgtcgtaaattttactgataaaaatcacggcaaaatcaaacaaagggagtccaaaacagactacagatccatgaagccttgctcactaaaggatcgagcgctcaactcctattggatgaggcacacaacagaacgtccctcaaacatgacatcatcaggagttcaaataattctgaaatgcttccagaattcgcttccagtgACTTCGTTCATCGAATATAGACGTagatttttgctgctctcaggtgcaacctcgtggcataaggaagtaatgtccgacttgaaactgtagccatacaatctccatctcgctggacgagttgagattactctgtgtccaaccaaacactctaacggatccgaaggagaccgccgagcaattcgcatcttcacccgtttgcctacagaagtgaagagattaaagatttctcttccatcttcaatcgagtcgacatttctgagttctccgccagcccgccgagaatcaacagccgtaccgcccaccgacagagcgaggaaacggcctcccatcatcacacgagcctcaaggaaccgggtcaaagttaaaggatggaggaaaacacattctacctgtgtcctcatgcgattcaagtaagaggttacgtctgggcagagatagaatattatagcgtgttattcttgtgtttcaaggtttttgcttgtacagtttacggaccgccatgtccactcattattaatactcagggtattaattatcacaaatttgttttgctgtattgtggtccaaccagattggaTTGTTGggcattttcgccatcgtgggtgagacagaaactgagttcatccattagtgtcaaataacgcaggacttttacgagccccgattgtaaaaccgcgtctctgagtgatgagcacagctgctttctctccagctatcgtgaaatcagctttcgggctgtcacttaatcatctctctctctctctctctctctctctttctctcactaaccacactgacacacacactgtcacacacacaccttatgtgttataggattatttttatttccatatctaatcacgtcactgtttagtttgtagttgtaagtcggaagtttattgactacattgtattaattattaattgatattactgcataaataaacttttgtttatattacaaagagaagtgttttggtttgttttgcatacacctgtgtcatgctgacgggatgtcagtgctcgagtgcatgagacttctccacatggtcggcaagaccatgtgacatattttccacttaaatatccccccctctctttgggcaaggtgtggtctccgcagtgtcctcccttgggagggacacctcctaactagacctggcggcccagttggataatcccccttgttttttagggagtggaaaaaaagaaggggaaaagaggccacaactgggttaccctgtctctatcttttgggtagtcgacttgtccccaaagggccgttcgacactcataactatgttgggggaggttacgtgtcagtgtggtgcgctggctatgaggcacacagttgtctgcccgtcacacaccgccagttcacgtaacacagttcagccatttgtacagggatccctagtgtcactacatcgacacaacgtcaagtgagtgacagatagggaacgtcctggttacttgcgtaacctccgttccctgatggagggaacgagacgttgtgtccctcctgccacaacgctgaactacccactgaaatggccggaccttgtctcggctcctcagcataaaacctgaatgagtggttgcataccagctccttttatacccgtatgtctgggggagtggcatgcaaataccactcgccaattttcattagccttttatcaaagaccagaggtgtctcgggctcccaagagtgacccctagtgtcactacatcaacacaacgtcaagtgagtgacagacagggaacggaggttatgcaagtaaccaggacgtttagaCTAGTAACCTAGTGAAAACTAGTAAAAACTGTTGGATAATAAAAGCAGCATCCACTCCCCTCTTTAAACAGTGGATAGTGGAGTCCATCACACATTGTTAAAAATTAAccttggctgtgtctcgttttgaaggctgcatcctccggaggttgtatttgtcggctgcatacgtcatcgaggctgtctcatttcagaaaagtgagtaggacactctgaatgcatccttcgaatgtgacctcctttcacgggaatttggaggatgcatgaggtgtatccttcgtgggcaatCACAACcaacaattctttgcttcaacggaaatgaatatcatttgtctaaaaaaaaaacaaattatgccaATTTGCTCAAAAATATTATGTTCAAATGGAAGTGATGTTAAtttccaagttgaagtacctcagtaggtgcagagtatatactatgtataattatagtattatctaattaaaataaagcattatagactaaaagtacacctgtaaaataaattttatttttctctatatctTTATAGCCCTCCTAacatttacctcatacattcccttccaaagggactttgttcccttctcactcaaagcactcacgcttgttaaagagtggcttgctgtcatagcaaccatgttacgttctgtttccgtttgtcctacgaaggccatcttgtttaaacgaggcttgtttaaaggaggatgctcggtatactgcagccttcaaaggatgcatccTTCCTAACGCGCAGCCAACGAATCGAGACACaactcttgttttttttaaatgtgctccaAACACAATCAATCTACAGCATCTTGTTTCTCCCTGTAGTGGCGGCTAATTTAAATACACAATTTTTCCTTCCTTAGCTATTTGGAACATAGTTTTTCATAAAATTAACTCTTGCCTTCTCAttcttaaaattatattatacagaCATAAATAATGGTTCAGAACAAGAGTTAAAATGTAAATCAATAAATAGGACAGACAAAACATAATATCTGCACAATAAAACAGTACAAATTTCCTTAAAAACAACCTCAAATAAGTGATTCCCCCATTAGGTGTGTGTTTCCATTATAGTTAACAGCCACTCACTAAAAACAGGAAATCTAAAATAAACACCACATGAACACTGAAAaggtgagtaaaacaatatgtcCATTGAACACAGTTAAAATTCTGTGATGGGAGACTGTTCCACAGTCTCACCATCACACAggggactgttttttttttttttactttttctaacaACTCTGACATTTAAACCTTTGTTTCcctttcaaaataacaaaaggaagaaaaagacagatatccgaaaaatatgtcttatgagcagATAAGTAGCacactgttgttttgacttattgaaaacaggtgttttaaaataaatacctttacaaaagttaggcaacaatgacattagacataatgattgctagtcatatcagatcaaatcaaatggtggaaactattataactaaCTATAACTAAAagcaaatagaccaaggtagtaacaAGTTTAGTGATTGgaattgttaccagcataaaagtTAGATTATTTCCGTCGTTCTTCCTTCCTCATGTGTACCACAATGCATAATAAAATGCGAAATTAGAGTGGCTAAACTGTAAAAAGGGATAATTATCTATCCGTTATTATCCGTTccagagtggaacttcaataaattgccctttgaAGGTCTCTGGGtcattctgtcttttctgagcgctgaagtaaagcaattatagTTAATTTACACTTAACAAATTGATTCTGTTATTCATTTtaactgactccaattttatattaatctgactccaattttaagttgatcTCTAATTTATATTAAAGCTCTAATTAATtactgatcattcttttaatttaaaatttttaggttattgattaccctaaatcctcttctattcattgtcctttcagtctttggagacttacgccagccattattaaattacgtaaacctcccgaaaatggatagccagttccgttcttagtcagtagttgtagggttaactaatatcatctggttttggttttctcataaccagacgatattgccgcttagtcacatacatacaacttgctaagacgggcggtgagcagtgactgagagtctttaaatggctttctcctacccggttgtcctaggtggttgtcctatctggttgtcctgagtggtttctcctatattaaagctccagtatggtctaccctggtctaatgaaattcaaatcctacctggttgtcctaggtggttgtcctacctggttgtccttaGTGGTTTAAATtgaaactgagagtctttaaatggcttcctcctatatcaAAGCTCCAATAATAATTtcggaggaattcagaataaatcaaataataacaatttatttgtcaggtaggatataaaacattgttgcagaaattcaaatcaaagccaatttcacatgatcagaataaacaagcattactaaaaataaaagacaagtcaaagaaacatacctgacaaaactacatgcagcggtacagcatgggagatctgcttacagattcccccagcttcctgccaactttccttaaatatccagacagaataaacattgtgtaccaaatggtattattctttgaacaatgagaatttgggggtgaatgggttcttgacttcctggggtttaaccttgttaacatacaggagatcatttcagTTGTAGGTTAagtagacctccagaattatgcagtatttggcaaagacctcataactttgttaccattagttttatcaacatgggaaagagaccactataccagtcgcacagagacctcttaaatgatatcaaacacatacagttgcattctttgttttcatggtatttgttatattttacatataaatcttgtgtctttgtgttggtccagagctgttgaaggggagaagggggagagagaagagggggcagcaaggtgatttgcaatttatcacactgtggtgatattcaggtgaagatttcagctttgtaaaacaatcaaaaggcgatttgcaatttatcacatgtggtgatattcaggtgtagatttcagcttttgtgagagagttctatgacgttgattctcgcagagttctttgacttttaccggaaatggcgccttttggttgtagacatcctggtgccagccttacaaaaCACTATCTAACGAACTACTGTGTTAAGAGAGCTACTTGGTTCACTATCGATCCAATGAAATATCTTAGCTGTCCAGCAAGAAAAACTCTCTGGGttggttttaaatcctttaagatcttggagttgttgccacctctgaaaagctaATTCGATGTTGtttcgctttccctttttgcatgCAGACTCTTCTCAGttcaaggtttctttattttgcaaatgggtgattccccagagAGTTGCCTTTtggaatgatccatggtcaatgttgctcatttgttgtggctacagTGTTCAGCTTCAAACTACACACCTATCACCGCACATTTACATGTGCTGTAGTAGCTagactttcttttctttatttatggaCATAAACGCGTAAACGTGCACAGACGAatgacggaagtatgcaatttcccgcctaatctgtcccgacagctctaaaatattaatcattattataggcttaccatagtgaatcgaaCAACCTGAAACATCACTTTGTGGTACGACTGTCAGCtacacagaacaaaacaaacactggACGATACCTGAAAGACAGGATCTGAATAATCGGACTGATTCATTTAATACACATACTGATAAACATAcacggataaaaaaaaaaaaaataaaaaaaaaaactcacactgACACAAatttaaaagtgtttattttatttttattgttcacTGTATgccattataattaatttataatcttGTACACATTTCATTCTCATATTAAAAGTTCACTTAACAATCTTGTTTATGGTAAACCAGAGCTTgtgtccatttatttgtgttgcacTGTCTTACCTGAACTCATACATACACTAGTGTTCTTACCAGCAGAGTGGTTACAAAATCATAGTACATAATGGATAATCTGCTACTGTATTATCTCAATTTTAGTGTCAAAGAACACTGCTTGTTCTCCAAgaaatcactaattattattgttttagtatGTTTTAGAgtgacatttaaatgtttaacttTAAATGTTAAAGTGGTAGTGACATACAATCTCAGATTATTTGTTCATCTCATTGGAGTGCTACTGTGTACTTTTTCTATACAGCTAAAATGTTATACCTCATTGTATATTAACAGAGCCACATAAGCACCAAACCATGAAAACCATTGTGGTTGGGATCCAAAGGTCTAAGACCACACTGAAAACCTGAGATTCAAATTGGatttaaacatgcaaataaaaaaaagaagatttaggatttttaaaatgtaacacaaaGTATGATGTataaagttatgatgtaaaattttaaagaaataaagtcagagACTCTACTCTATTTCTAGGTCACAAATCAAATTCaagacattgaccatgttaactcctttgtacaaaaggctTTATTCCATGCTTCTTTTGAAGAAACAAGATGGTCTTTGGAATATTCTCAAATCacgctgggataacatggatcgcTCATTAGGTTTTGAAAAAACTTGTGGCGTTCATGCCAGCTTTagtatttgcttaaaaaaaatcattttcactggtggtctcagactttttgcCCCCTATATATGTTGACTCAGTTATAAATAGgaatttctttattaaaaaactTACATTGGAACTTACATTAGAACATTAGAACTTTATTCACAGAGTATGAGATATGCAAGAAATGTGTCTTGGTACAGATGCAAACACAGTAGTGATGTTAATACAAATATCAGCAAATCAAACGGAATTGCAACCCTTTATATTTAAAGATGTGTACAGTCCAGAAATGAGAGGTAACAAGACATAATAAGCAAATATGCACTATATCATGTACTACAAAAAAGTATTACATCAGATGATATAGAGGAGATTTACTGTACAGATTTTAAGGAGATAATGAAGATGTCAGAGACATGTGAATGAGTTGTTTCTGTTACATCGGAGAACAGTCTGCCACAGTATATAGCGCTGAAAAATGTTATTATGAAGTGTGTTAACGTTGAACatatagaaaaaaaggaaaaacattacTCTGAATGACAGTTCTTCAATATCATGTACTGTAGCTGTTAGAGGGTTTATAAAGTCTTTCCTGTTCAAACATATTTAGCTGTTTTCAAGTGAACCCAAAGACATTAGTGGTTCTGGTGCGATTAGTtaagagtttgtttttttcaggaaGTTTTATTACAATTAAAGCAGTGTTCAGTAACGCTGCATGGAAAAATCTTACTTATTACTTATTCAGAAGCATGGGCAATTTTTGACCGCTGAAACAAACGCATAATGCTTTTGCGTATTTCTGGCAAGTTTAAGCCATAAATAAGAGGATTGATAACAGGGGGCATTACCAGAAATTCTACTGAAAAGATTATAGCCACAATTTTGTATTTGTCTGAATCAAAACGacttaaagcaatatcacaaaaggaTGCTATGGAGTAATTAACAAAGCTTATAATGTGAGGAAGGCATGTTTGTAATGCTTTGCCCCTAAATTCTTTGGAGCTTTTTCGACAAATGATCAGAATTCGGATATAGGTATAAAAAATGAAGGCGGCGGGCAGAAAAACTGATGTTGTTGTGACAAAAAATCCAATAATGTTGTTGCTTAAAGTAGGAGTCCCACAAGAGAGTCGAACCACAGCCCAGTTGGAGCAGTATAGTCTAGCTATTTCAGTTCCACACAAAGGCAACCTGGCTGAGAAGAAAATAATGACACCCATAGAAAATGCAGAATAAAGTGTTGCTATTGCTATGTAAAGTGCTGTTACATTTAAGGTCATAATTCTGTGATATTTTAAAGGATTGCATATAGCAACATATCTGTCATATGCCATCACCAACAATAAAGTGTATTCAGATATTGCATAAGAATAAATTGTAAAAATTTGAGCAAAACACGCTGACCTGGAAATAATATTTGCATCAGAAAGGAGATCAAATATTAGTCTCGGGAAGAAACCAGCTGAGCCATAGAGATCATTGGCAGACAAACAAGATATTAGTATATACATTGGCTCGTGAAGAGATCTTTCTTTaaacacaacaaataaaataatgacattgAACAATATAATTGCTAAATAAACTGTAAGAGTCAATATAAGGATGAAATATCTGCCGTGAACAAATTCCttgaacaaaattaaataaaaatacaaaggcaTGGTTCCATTTTCCATTTGGTGACCTCAAGTCAACGAAAGTAAACGAAAGtattacttaaatttcagtttttCGATTAGATTCAGTTGTccattatttgtaaaataaaatatccaAGCAGTTTTTGATGTCCTCTGTTGAATCCACAACTTTTTGATTGGCTCCAGTAAAATGTATAAAGTACCAATTAAGGGATATTCTGAACAAAAAAATAAGCAAAGTGAAGGGAATTTTGCAGTTGGTTTGAGACAGATGATTGTCGTCTTTGATGCGAGGCAGATAGCTGCTGAGGTTTCCATAAGCTGTTTATATATCAGCTCTTGCCTCCACCTGGGTCATTACCAGCAGAACAGATGGGAATTGGCCACATTATTTATGGTCACTACTCAGTTTTCTTCTTTgaattttaacctttttttttttttttttttttataatattcataataaaataaaaaaataaaaagtagtatTATATCTATTTGTTAAGTTAAAAATGTTGGTTGTCATAGGAAATGGCTGTACTGTATTTCTGGCATAACACGAAATACCATAATCATGAGCTACACATTCTACGTTTTCATGGAATAGCGGTATACTAAGCATATTCAGTTAAAATTGTATctttttacaaatataattttttggttgatgtttactaaaaaaaacaacaacaactctgaTCTACTTTTATGTCAAAAACTATCATGACTTATAATTCAAAGAGATTGTAAGA is a window encoding:
- the or64a1 gene encoding odorant receptor 127-1; protein product: MENGTMPLYFYLILFKEFVHGRYFILILTLTVYLAIILFNVIILFVVFKERSLHEPMYILISCLSANDLYGSAGFFPRLIFDLLSDANIISRSACFAQIFTIYSYAISEYTLLLVMAYDRYVAICNPLKYHRIMTLNVTALYIAIATLYSAFSMGVIIFFSARLPLCGTEIARLYCSNWAVVRLSCGTPTLSNNIIGFFVTTTSVFLPAAFIFYTYIRILIICRKSSKEFRGKALQTCLPHIISFVNYSIASFCDIALSRFDSDKYKIVAIIFSVEFLVMPPVINPLIYGLNLPEIRKSIMRLFQRSKIAHASE